The uncultured Bacteroides sp. genome has a segment encoding these proteins:
- a CDS encoding tRNA-dihydrouridine synthase family protein codes for MQDQKKVPIHFAPLQGFTDAPYRNAHETIFGGIDTYYTPFVRVEKDGFRNRELRDIESENNTVHHIIPQLIAATPDEMGKVIALFRQKGHTEADINLGCPFPMLVKRHKGSGILPYPEEVAALLQCTEEFPKMQFSVKMRLGWENPEECLALLPLLNKYPLKQITLHARVGKQQYKGETNWDAFEAFYRECKHPLIYNGDISTLDDINRLMTRFPNLSGIMIGRGLLANPALAYEYQQGVTLSREEMLAKVKGFHNLLLNYYEAHLQGNDQLVTKMKTIWEYLLPDMDKKAKKKIHKSTKIEAYRAGVSEGLKL; via the coding sequence ATGCAAGACCAGAAAAAAGTTCCCATTCACTTTGCTCCCTTACAGGGATTTACAGATGCACCTTACCGCAATGCGCACGAAACTATTTTTGGTGGCATAGATACATACTATACTCCTTTTGTTCGTGTGGAAAAAGATGGTTTCCGCAACAGAGAACTGCGAGACATTGAGTCGGAAAACAATACCGTTCACCACATAATTCCGCAATTGATAGCCGCTACCCCCGATGAAATGGGGAAAGTGATAGCATTATTCCGGCAAAAAGGGCATACAGAAGCTGATATAAACCTGGGCTGTCCATTCCCCATGCTGGTAAAAAGACATAAAGGTTCGGGTATTCTGCCCTACCCTGAGGAAGTTGCTGCACTTTTACAATGCACGGAAGAGTTCCCGAAAATGCAATTCTCGGTAAAGATGCGCTTAGGATGGGAAAATCCAGAGGAGTGTCTTGCTCTGCTTCCCTTGCTGAACAAGTATCCATTGAAGCAAATCACCCTGCATGCCCGGGTTGGAAAACAACAGTATAAAGGGGAAACCAACTGGGATGCTTTCGAGGCTTTTTATCGCGAGTGCAAACATCCGCTTATTTACAACGGCGATATTTCCACACTTGATGATATTAACCGACTAATGACTCGTTTCCCCAACCTTTCGGGGATAATGATTGGAAGGGGATTACTGGCCAATCCGGCACTGGCATACGAATACCAGCAGGGAGTAACTTTATCCCGTGAGGAGATGCTTGCAAAGGTGAAAGGTTTTCATAATCTGCTACTTAATTATTACGAGGCACATCTGCAGGGAAACGACCAATTAGTGACTAAAATGAAGACTATCTGGGAATATCTTCTGCCCGATATGGACAAGAAGGCGAAGAAGAAAATTCATAAGAGCACAAAGATCGAAGCGTATAGAGCTGGCGTTTCGGAAGGATTGAAGTTATAA
- a CDS encoding MATE family efflux transporter: MTGFFATYKEHYKALLRLGIPIVIGQLGMIILGFADTMMVGHHSTIELAAASFVNNLFTLAIIFSTGFSYGLTPIVGSLFGKGDETGAGQALKNSIVANTLVALLITVIMFVVYLNIHRFGQPEELLPFIRPYFLILLASLIFVLIFNSFKQFADGITDTKTSMWILLWGNGLHIILNYLLIYGIFGLPELGLMGAGVSTLIARILMAVGFAAIFLYSKRYTQYLKGFKLSGLSKELFRKLNELGWPIALQMGMETASFTFSTVMVGWLGSIALASHQVMLTISSLCFMIYYGMGAAIAVRVSNFRGKNDIVNVRRSAYAGFHIILLMAVVSSGAIFLLRNYLGAVFTESQEVNRTVLTLIFPFLLYQFGDGTQITFANALRGIADVKPMMYIAFFSYFLVSIPAGYFFGFILNWGVKGVWMAFPFGLTSAGLMFYLRFRKRTSI, translated from the coding sequence ATGACCGGATTCTTTGCAACATACAAAGAACATTATAAGGCACTGCTACGTTTAGGAATTCCAATTGTTATAGGGCAGTTGGGCATGATTATTCTTGGCTTTGCCGACACAATGATGGTGGGGCATCACAGCACCATTGAGCTGGCAGCAGCCTCTTTTGTGAATAACCTATTCACGCTAGCCATCATATTCAGCACCGGATTCTCCTACGGACTGACTCCCATCGTGGGAAGTTTGTTTGGTAAAGGAGATGAAACCGGGGCGGGACAGGCGTTGAAAAATAGTATTGTGGCCAATACTTTGGTAGCATTGCTGATCACTGTTATTATGTTTGTGGTATACCTCAACATTCATCGTTTTGGTCAGCCCGAAGAACTACTTCCTTTCATTCGTCCATACTTTCTGATCCTGCTGGCCTCCCTTATATTTGTGCTCATATTCAATTCATTTAAGCAATTTGCCGACGGTATTACCGATACAAAAACCTCCATGTGGATTCTGTTATGGGGCAATGGTCTGCACATCATTCTCAATTATCTACTGATATATGGAATATTTGGACTCCCCGAACTGGGTTTAATGGGTGCGGGAGTAAGCACACTTATAGCACGTATCCTTATGGCTGTGGGGTTTGCAGCCATATTTTTATACAGCAAACGATATACTCAGTACCTGAAAGGCTTTAAGCTCTCCGGATTATCAAAGGAGCTATTCAGAAAACTCAATGAACTAGGCTGGCCTATTGCCCTGCAGATGGGAATGGAAACCGCATCATTTACCTTTAGCACCGTAATGGTGGGATGGCTGGGCAGCATTGCGCTGGCATCTCATCAGGTTATGTTAACAATCTCCAGCCTATGCTTTATGATTTATTACGGAATGGGTGCTGCGATTGCGGTAAGAGTGAGTAATTTCAGAGGGAAAAACGATATTGTGAATGTGCGTAGATCAGCTTATGCAGGCTTTCACATCATCCTGTTGATGGCGGTAGTTTCTTCAGGAGCCATCTTCTTACTAAGAAACTATCTGGGAGCCGTGTTTACCGAAAGCCAGGAGGTGAACAGAACTGTTCTGACTCTTATCTTTCCGTTCCTTTTATATCAGTTCGGCGACGGCACACAAATTACTTTTGCCAACGCTCTCCGCGGCATTGCAGACGTAAAACCGATGATGTATATTGCTTTTTTCAGCTATTTCCTCGTCTCTATTCCAGCGGGTTACTTCTTTGGATTTATCTTAAACTGGGGAGTAAAGGGAGTATGGATGGCCTTCCCTTTCGGACTAACCAGCGCTGGGTTGATGTTTTATCTGCGGTTCAGGAAAAGGACTTCCATTTAA
- the fabG gene encoding 3-oxoacyl-[acyl-carrier-protein] reductase: protein MGLLDGKTAIVTGAARGIGKAIALKFASEGANIAFTDLVIDENAKNTEKEIEALGVKAKGYASNAANFEDTANVVAEIVKDFGRVDVLVNNAGITRDGLMMRMSEQQWDMVINVNLKSAFNFIHAITPVMMKQKTGSIINMASVVGVSGNAGQCNYSASKAGMIGLAKSIAKELGSRGVRANAIAPGFIITDMTAALTDEVKAEWAKTIPLRRGGTPEDVANVATFLASDLSSYVSGQVIHCCGGMNM, encoded by the coding sequence ATGGGATTATTAGATGGAAAAACAGCGATTGTAACCGGAGCTGCTCGTGGTATTGGTAAAGCAATTGCTTTAAAATTTGCTTCAGAAGGAGCAAATATTGCATTCACTGACCTTGTTATTGATGAAAATGCTAAAAATACAGAAAAGGAAATAGAAGCTCTTGGTGTAAAAGCTAAAGGTTATGCTTCTAATGCTGCTAATTTTGAAGATACAGCTAATGTAGTTGCTGAAATTGTTAAGGACTTTGGCCGCGTTGATGTTTTGGTCAATAACGCAGGTATTACCCGTGACGGATTAATGATGCGTATGAGTGAGCAACAATGGGATATGGTTATTAATGTTAATCTGAAATCAGCATTTAACTTTATTCACGCTATTACTCCAGTAATGATGAAACAAAAAACAGGTAGCATTATCAATATGGCTTCTGTTGTAGGTGTTTCAGGAAATGCTGGTCAATGTAACTACTCTGCTTCTAAAGCTGGTATGATTGGTTTGGCTAAATCAATTGCTAAAGAACTTGGTTCTCGTGGTGTTCGTGCCAATGCAATTGCACCAGGATTCATTATCACTGATATGACTGCAGCATTGACTGACGAAGTTAAAGCAGAATGGGCTAAAACAATTCCATTGCGTCGTGGTGGTACACCGGAAGATGTGGCTAATGTGGCTACTTTCCTTGCTTCTGATTTGTCTTCTTATGTTAGCGGACAGGTTATTCACTGCTGTGGCGGTATGAACATGTAA
- a CDS encoding heavy metal-binding domain-containing protein, whose amino-acid sequence MLLTTTNSIEGKTIATYYGIVSGETIIGANIFKDIFAGIRDIIGGRSSSYEKVLRQAKEAALSEMSEQAQKIGANAVIGIDLDYETVGSNGSMLMVTACGTAVFYQ is encoded by the coding sequence ATGTTACTAACTACTACAAACAGTATTGAAGGTAAAACCATTGCCACATACTACGGCATTGTTTCCGGAGAAACAATTATCGGTGCTAATATTTTCAAAGATATCTTTGCCGGAATACGTGATATTATAGGTGGTCGTTCCAGTTCGTATGAGAAAGTACTGCGCCAGGCAAAAGAAGCAGCACTAAGTGAAATGTCTGAGCAAGCTCAGAAGATAGGAGCCAATGCTGTGATAGGTATTGATTTAGATTATGAAACAGTAGGTTCAAACGGAAGTATGCTGATGGTAACCGCTTGCGGAACAGCTGTATTCTATCAATAA
- a CDS encoding RNA pseudouridine synthase: MTVIYEDNHIIVVNKTSSEIVQGDKTGDTPLSEIVKQYLKEKYNKPGNVFIGVVHRLDRPVSGIVLFAKTSKALPRLNEMFKNSEVKKTYWAIVKNCPKEPEGELVHYLVRNEKQNKSYAYDKEVKDSKKAILDYKLIGHSQNYYLLEVNLKTGRHHQIRCQLAKIGCSIKGDLKYGSPRSNPDGSICLHSRRVSFIHPVSKELIELQAPVPEGNLWNGFEMIG, from the coding sequence ATGACCGTAATATACGAAGATAACCATATCATTGTTGTCAACAAAACAAGTTCCGAGATTGTTCAGGGAGACAAAACAGGGGATACTCCATTGTCAGAGATTGTAAAACAGTACCTGAAGGAGAAATACAATAAACCCGGTAATGTTTTTATTGGAGTAGTTCACCGGTTGGATCGTCCGGTTAGCGGAATAGTTCTTTTTGCTAAAACCAGTAAAGCGCTTCCTCGCTTGAATGAAATGTTCAAGAATAGTGAAGTGAAGAAAACATATTGGGCTATAGTAAAGAACTGTCCGAAGGAACCTGAAGGCGAGCTGGTTCATTATCTGGTGCGTAATGAGAAGCAAAACAAAAGTTATGCCTATGATAAGGAAGTAAAAGATTCGAAGAAAGCCATTCTTGACTATAAGTTGATTGGTCATTCCCAGAATTATTACCTTCTTGAAGTGAACTTAAAGACCGGAAGGCATCATCAGATCCGTTGTCAGTTGGCAAAAATAGGATGTTCCATCAAAGGTGACCTGAAATATGGCTCTCCACGTTCTAATCCGGACGGAAGCATTTGTCTTCATTCCCGTAGAGTTTCCTTTATCCATCCGGTTTCAAAGGAACTTATTGAGTTGCAGGCACCGGTTCCGGAAGGAAATTTGTGGAATGGATTTGAGATGATTGGGTAA
- a CDS encoding TetR/AcrR family transcriptional regulator, translated as MTISKTRVKLVDVARQLFAKMGVENTTMNDIALASKKGRRTLYTYFKSKDDIYSAVVESELDMLSDKMKAVAEKHISPDQKLMELIYTRLDAVKEVVYRNGTLRANFFRDIWRVEKVRKRFDAKEIILFKNVLTEGKEKGVFQIDDVEMSAYIVHYSVKGIEVPYIRGTLGRNLDVETRKKYVTNIVYGALYRKEINQ; from the coding sequence ATGACTATATCAAAGACCAGAGTAAAACTAGTAGATGTAGCTCGACAACTATTCGCAAAAATGGGAGTTGAGAACACTACAATGAATGATATTGCCCTTGCTTCCAAGAAAGGACGACGGACTCTTTATACTTATTTTAAAAGTAAAGACGATATCTACTCAGCCGTTGTAGAGTCTGAATTGGATATGCTCTCAGATAAGATGAAGGCTGTAGCCGAAAAACATATTTCACCGGATCAGAAACTGATGGAACTTATTTATACCCGTCTTGATGCTGTGAAAGAGGTGGTTTATCGGAATGGAACATTACGGGCTAATTTCTTCCGAGATATTTGGCGTGTGGAAAAAGTACGTAAAAGGTTTGATGCGAAAGAAATTATTCTTTTTAAAAACGTATTGACGGAAGGCAAAGAGAAAGGGGTGTTCCAGATAGATGATGTGGAAATGTCAGCATATATTGTTCACTATAGCGTTAAAGGAATTGAAGTTCCTTATATACGTGGCACTTTGGGACGTAACTTAGATGTGGAAACTCGGAAAAAGTATGTTACGAATATTGTTTATGGTGCATTATACAGAAAAGAAATCAATCAATAA
- a CDS encoding HAD family phosphatase, with protein MEQIKNIVFDFGGVIVNLCRETAVKKFVEIGVANADELLDAYHQVGLFLEVEDGTLTAEEFRVKLSAVAGKELTYEQVFQGWFGFVTDVPLYRLDYLLELRKKYNLYILSNTNPYIMGWARSADFTSVGQPLDYYFDKIYTSYEIKEVKPSRAIFEHMIKDAGLLPHETLFVDDGAANIKMAKELGMHTFQPINGEDWRDDLSALL; from the coding sequence ATGGAACAAATTAAGAATATAGTATTTGACTTCGGAGGGGTGATTGTTAATCTCTGTCGGGAGACAGCCGTGAAGAAGTTCGTAGAGATAGGAGTGGCCAATGCTGATGAATTGTTGGATGCTTATCATCAGGTAGGTCTTTTTCTGGAGGTGGAGGATGGCACTCTCACTGCCGAAGAATTTCGTGTAAAGTTGAGCGCTGTGGCCGGAAAGGAACTGACCTATGAGCAGGTATTTCAAGGCTGGTTTGGTTTTGTGACTGATGTGCCTTTGTATCGCCTTGATTATTTGCTCGAATTGCGTAAGAAATACAATCTTTATATCCTGAGCAATACCAATCCTTATATCATGGGATGGGCAAGAAGTGCAGATTTTACATCTGTCGGCCAACCGCTTGATTATTATTTTGATAAAATATATACCTCGTACGAGATAAAGGAGGTGAAACCCAGTCGTGCTATCTTTGAACACATGATTAAAGATGCTGGATTGCTGCCTCATGAAACTCTTTTTGTCGATGACGGAGCGGCCAACATTAAAATGGCAAAGGAATTAGGTATGCATACCTTCCAGCCAATCAACGGAGAAGACTGGCGCGATGATCTTTCTGCATTGCTCTAA
- a CDS encoding peptidylprolyl isomerase, which translates to MRKQLLMILTILFAGVFLPGFSQNNKEKMENQKETMLLIQTDLGDIKIKLYNETPQHRDNFIKLAKEGFYDGTLFHRVIKDFMIQGGDPDSKNAAKGKMLGSGDTGYTIPAEFVYPQLFHKKGALSAARQSDEVNPKKASSGCQFYIVTGKAYSQGQILNMEQQINHGKVEEVFNTLVSKNAAKIKKLRLDRDKDGLYELQEELIAEAKAKADSVPDFKFTPEQVKAYTTVGGTPHLDNQYTVFGEVVEGLDIVDSIQKVKTNRADRPEEDLKMKVIVLD; encoded by the coding sequence ATGAGAAAGCAATTACTGATGATACTAACAATCCTGTTCGCAGGAGTATTTTTACCGGGATTCTCCCAAAATAATAAAGAAAAAATGGAAAATCAGAAAGAAACAATGCTGTTGATACAGACAGATTTAGGTGACATAAAGATTAAGCTCTACAACGAGACACCTCAACATCGTGATAATTTTATTAAGCTTGCAAAAGAAGGATTTTATGATGGTACACTTTTTCACCGTGTAATCAAGGACTTTATGATTCAGGGCGGTGATCCTGACTCAAAAAATGCTGCGAAAGGCAAAATGCTTGGTTCAGGTGATACCGGTTATACTATTCCTGCGGAGTTTGTTTACCCACAACTCTTTCATAAAAAAGGAGCTCTTTCCGCTGCCCGCCAAAGTGACGAGGTAAATCCTAAAAAGGCTTCCAGTGGCTGCCAGTTCTACATCGTTACTGGAAAAGCTTATTCACAAGGTCAGATTCTGAACATGGAACAACAGATAAACCATGGTAAAGTAGAAGAGGTTTTCAACACATTAGTGAGCAAGAATGCTGCTAAGATTAAAAAGCTAAGATTAGATCGTGATAAGGACGGACTTTATGAATTGCAGGAAGAACTTATTGCTGAAGCAAAAGCAAAGGCAGATTCTGTGCCCGACTTTAAGTTTACTCCTGAACAAGTAAAAGCTTATACAACTGTAGGCGGAACTCCACATTTGGATAACCAATACACAGTATTCGGTGAAGTAGTGGAAGGGCTGGACATCGTTGATTCTATTCAGAAAGTAAAGACCAACCGCGCCGACCGCCCCGAAGAAGATCTAAAAATGAAAGTTATCGTACTGGATTAA
- a CDS encoding pitrilysin family protein, translating into MIEVNRHTLPNGLRLIHSEDLSTQMVAVNVLYNVGAKDEDKEHTGFAHLFEHLMFGGSVNIPDYDAPVQLAGGENNAWTNNDITNYYLSLPKQNVETGFWLESDRMLSLDFNTKSLDVQRQVVIEEFKQRYLNQPYGDVSHLVRPLAFKEHPYQWPTIGKEISHIANATLDDVKDFFFHFYAPNNAILCITGNISFDETIRLTEKWFGPIPARDIRTRNLPQEPKQTEERRLEVERAVPIDSLYMVFHMTERMHPDYYAFDILSDVLSNGNSSRLIQHLVKDRQVFTSIDAYISGTVEPGLFQISGKPAPSVSLEQAEAAIWEELEALKNTLVDEHELEKVKNKFESEQIFSNINYLNVATNLAFFELISKAEDLNNEVGNYRKVTSNQLKELACKAFVRENCSTLHYRAKKES; encoded by the coding sequence ATGATAGAAGTAAACAGACATACTCTTCCGAACGGACTCCGCCTGATACATTCTGAAGATTTAAGCACACAGATGGTTGCCGTCAATGTGTTATATAACGTAGGAGCCAAGGACGAAGACAAGGAACATACGGGATTTGCTCACCTCTTTGAACATCTGATGTTCGGAGGTTCGGTGAACATTCCCGATTATGACGCACCGGTTCAGTTGGCCGGTGGGGAAAATAATGCGTGGACCAACAATGATATCACCAACTATTACCTTTCCCTACCTAAACAAAATGTGGAAACGGGATTCTGGCTGGAATCAGACCGTATGCTTAGCCTCGACTTTAACACAAAAAGCCTTGACGTTCAGCGTCAGGTGGTTATTGAAGAGTTCAAACAACGTTATCTGAATCAACCGTACGGAGATGTGTCTCACCTTGTGCGCCCACTGGCTTTCAAGGAGCATCCTTATCAATGGCCTACTATCGGCAAAGAAATTTCGCACATTGCCAATGCTACACTGGATGATGTAAAGGATTTCTTTTTCCATTTCTATGCGCCTAACAATGCTATTCTTTGCATTACAGGGAATATATCTTTTGATGAAACCATTCGCTTAACTGAAAAATGGTTTGGTCCTATTCCCGCACGCGATATCAGGACAAGAAATCTTCCTCAAGAGCCTAAGCAAACAGAGGAAAGACGATTGGAAGTAGAGCGTGCTGTTCCGATTGATTCTCTATACATGGTTTTTCACATGACAGAGCGCATGCATCCGGACTATTATGCTTTTGATATTTTATCGGATGTGCTGAGCAACGGTAATTCAAGTCGACTGATCCAGCATTTGGTGAAAGACCGTCAGGTGTTTACCTCCATTGATGCTTACATCTCAGGTACTGTAGAACCCGGTCTTTTCCAGATTTCCGGCAAGCCTGCCCCCAGTGTTTCCTTGGAACAGGCGGAAGCTGCTATATGGGAAGAGCTTGAGGCACTAAAGAATACGCTTGTGGATGAACATGAACTGGAGAAGGTGAAGAATAAGTTCGAATCAGAACAGATATTCAGTAACATTAATTATCTCAATGTTGCCACTAATCTGGCATTCTTTGAACTGATAAGCAAAGCGGAAGATTTGAATAACGAGGTGGGTAATTACCGGAAAGTAACTTCTAATCAGTTAAAAGAGCTGGCTTGTAAGGCATTTGTACGCGAGAACTGCTCAACCCTGCATTATAGAGCGAAGAAAGAATCATGA